One Ignavibacteria bacterium genomic window, GGACAAGGATCTCAGAGACGATACTGAAGAGACCGTTCGTAAGGAAGTGATCCTCGAGTGTCACAACGAGATCGCTATTCTCCGACGCTTCGAGAATTCGTTCTTCGTCGATCGGTTTCAATGTCCGCAGATTCACAACCTGCACAACGATCCCCTGTACGGCTAACATCGATGCTGCCAGGACGGCATGACGAAGCATCACGCCGTAGGTAAGGATGGTAACATCGCGCATACCGAATGTTGGACCGGCAACGATCTCGGCCACACCAGGAGTGAATGCTGGTTCGTGATCAACAGCAGCCGGCGAATTGGTGTATCGCACGTAGTATGGCTTCCCGCTGAAGATGATGTCTCGAAGGCCGATCTTGAGGTCCTCTTCATCGGCTGGACAGAAGACATTGATATTCGGGATCCCACGCATGAGTCCAACGTCATCGATCGCCTGATGCGTAGGACCGTTTGCATCGCTCAGTATCCCCGGCACCATTCCAACCATGATGACCGGTAAGGCCGGAATACCAACGTCATCTCGAATGAACTCAAAGGCTCTGAGAGTGATGAACGAGGCAAGTGCATGGGTCACAACGATCCTTCCTCGCGCGGCCAATCCGGCAGCCATGCCGATCATCGTCTGTTCAGCAATGCCAACGTCGATGAATCTGTCGCCCATAAGGGGCGGTGCATTGCGCATGTGCCCCCTATTCTCGGCTGTGAGGACCATCACTCGTTCATCGGAGCGGACGCAATCAAGGAGTATTGACTCATAAGGGATCATCGCACCACCATGGTTTCGGATGTGAGTGTGGCCTGGGTGTGTCCGTGCAGTTCTTGGATCAAGGCCGATACTTCCTCGTGTGTGAAGTTGCAGAACCATCTGTCTGCGCGTTCTGCGATGCTCGGCACACCTCGTCCGCGTTGTGTATCGGCGATCACAACAGTAGGGGCCCCATTTCGCGATGGGAGTGACGAGAACACACTATGAAGATCATCGAAGTCGTGACCGTTCACGGTCTCAACGTTCCAACCAAATGCCTCGAACTTTGTTGTAAGGGGCTCAAGAGGTATCAGCTCTTCAGTACGAATGTTCGCTTGGAAGAGATTTCGATCCACCACAGCGATCAGATTATCGATCTTCAGTGCATGAGCTGTGAGGCAAGCCTCCCAGATACTCCCCTCGTTGAGTTCACCATCACCGAGAACAACAACAACTCTGCTATCTAGACCTTTCATTCGTATGTCAACGGCCATACCAAGACCAACGCTCAACAAATGTCCCAGCGAGCCACTGTGGAACTCTACGCCCGGAATGTTTCGATTGGGATGCCAATACAGATCGTCATGAACGCGCAAGTGATTCTTGAGTCGATCTCGCGTGATGAATCCCAATTCAGCGAATACGCCATAGAGGGCCGGTACATCATGCCCCTTTGAGAGTAGAAGGACATCACGGTCTGGTGAGGCTACGGTGTCGGGCGTAACGCGCAGATACGTCGTGTAGAGGTACACCAGCAGGTCTGCACATGACAAGGATGCACCGGTGAAACACCCGCCATCGGTTGACATGCGCAGAATGTGCTCACGTACGCGAAGGGACATTTTCGGCAGTTCAGAAAGATGGGCTACGTTCATGCGGGTTGGGATGAAGATGGGTAGTCACGAGTGTGCCGCGCATCGATGGTTCGGAGATCTGTGAGATGATCTCGGTACCAATTCACTCCGGCGAGGTGTGCATTGACGCCAGCGATCTCCGGATGATCGTTCAGGAAGGAGAGGATCTCGTTTGTCCCGAAATGGGGGGACTGGCAATAGAGATTGTCATACACCGCTTTGATGAGCATGTAGTCTTCCGGATAGTCGATCGTCCAGCGCTGACTCATACTCAGATCAGGTCCGTGATGCCACGTCACGTTTGCCGTACGAACACCAGCGTTTCCGTCCCACATCCAGGGCGTGGTATGCTCCCGTTCATACGGAAGAAGAGCTGCATACCACGCCCGTTCGAGGATCTTCACACTCATCACCTCTACGTCATTACCATCAGGCCATGAGCCGGGATGAAGGTTGCTGACGTAGTCCACTGTGCCTTGATGTGCGAGATATGATGCGATAACGGTGTCGATGATTCCGGGATCGATAAGTGGACAATCAGACGGGATCTTCACGATGACGTCTGCACCAAACGCTTGAGCGGTCTTGAGATGCCTGTCAAGGAGGTCATGAGGATGTCCGCGGTACACATCATACCCTGCCTCAGAACATAGTCGACAGAGCTGATCATCAGAAGGGTCAATTGTTGTAGCAACAACCACCTTGCTTGCCAATCGTGAGCGCGATACCCGTTCGAGGAAGCGGAGGAGAAGGGGCTGTCCAGCCAACGGCAGAAGCACCTTTCTTGGAAGTCTTGTCGAGCCCAATCGCGCCTGACAGACGATAACGATCCTCGGTACGGTCATGCTGCGCTCGCGATCATCTGTTGAGGATGTAATGCTGCAACTCGTACCCCTAGCGAGTCCACAACTTCTTCACATACCGAAGCAATACGTTCAGCTGATCTTCCGCCATTCTGAATTGGACATAGCTCGCGCAGGGTTTCGATCGGGAAGTCGCTGTATACTTCCTTCCCGAGCGCAATACCGACGTAGACACATGAAGAGTACTTTGTTATCAGTGTATCACAGTGTGCGATGAGTGGTTCGATCGGTCTGCCTGTGATCACCTCCGCGC contains:
- a CDS encoding transketolase, producing the protein MIPYESILLDCVRSDERVMVLTAENRGHMRNAPPLMGDRFIDVGIAEQTMIGMAAGLAARGRIVVTHALASFITLRAFEFIRDDVGIPALPVIMVGMVPGILSDANGPTHQAIDDVGLMRGIPNINVFCPADEEDLKIGLRDIIFSGKPYYVRYTNSPAAVDHEPAFTPGVAEIVAGPTFGMRDVTILTYGVMLRHAVLAASMLAVQGIVVQVVNLRTLKPIDEERILEASENSDLVVTLEDHFLTNGLFSIVSEILVQRRKSVDVLPIGFTTWFRPAILPDVLENEGLNGDHIARRIKEHLQRSIERQSLEPSYA
- a CDS encoding transketolase, whose product is MNVAHLSELPKMSLRVREHILRMSTDGGCFTGASLSCADLLVYLYTTYLRVTPDTVASPDRDVLLLSKGHDVPALYGVFAELGFITRDRLKNHLRVHDDLYWHPNRNIPGVEFHSGSLGHLLSVGLGMAVDIRMKGLDSRVVVVLGDGELNEGSIWEACLTAHALKIDNLIAVVDRNLFQANIRTEELIPLEPLTTKFEAFGWNVETVNGHDFDDLHSVFSSLPSRNGAPTVVIADTQRGRGVPSIAERADRWFCNFTHEEVSALIQELHGHTQATLTSETMVVR
- a CDS encoding glycosyltransferase family protein; the encoded protein is MTVPRIVIVCQARLGSTRLPRKVLLPLAGQPLLLRFLERVSRSRLASKVVVATTIDPSDDQLCRLCSEAGYDVYRGHPHDLLDRHLKTAQAFGADVIVKIPSDCPLIDPGIIDTVIASYLAHQGTVDYVSNLHPGSWPDGNDVEVMSVKILERAWYAALLPYEREHTTPWMWDGNAGVRTANVTWHHGPDLSMSQRWTIDYPEDYMLIKAVYDNLYCQSPHFGTNEILSFLNDHPEIAGVNAHLAGVNWYRDHLTDLRTIDARHTRDYPSSSQPA